acaattataaaGAGCTCTTTTCCTGCTCTTTTCCTTGGGTAGTTACAGTGAGAGACCAATACCACATTTTAAATAGAGACATAAAATGGAAGTAAAAAGATTTATTTAACTCTCATTTTTAAtagaaatggaccaaattacAAATGAGTTTACTGTAATTTTCCCAAATTAGTACTCGTTTGTTTCAGCGTTTATAACCCAAAAGCCGCATTTTCAAAAAAGCCAACTCCAAATTAGTGTTTGGTAAgtataaaacgcaactttttggaaaaagttgcgttttgagtTTGTGAAGAAAACGCGCATTTGCAAAATGGAGCTCAGGAGGTCCATAATCAGAAAGTCCGTGTGCGTTTCAACAATATTACCGTTGAGGCAGTGTTAACTTACCAAATTGCCCACTGTGCTGCTACAAAGGTCCTCTCTGTGCTGCTCTGCTACAGAACAAACACTAAAAACACaacaatctttctctcaaacatctctaaactcaagcATAATCAGATTATcagaatacaaactcaaaaaaacagttttaaaattaatcaaatcataacaataaaagcgaaaaaaaagaaaaaaaaagaaaaagacaaaggaCAGAAGCCATCTGACCCAGCTGGACTAAGTTGGGGACGAAGATGAGCAACAACACGAAGATGAGAGCTCCCTGGAATGTtcttgaatgagggagaaaaggaaACTTTTCTTATCATAGAGAGAGTTttggaatcaagtaaaaaaaaaaagaaaaaaaaaaagagagagtgagctggagaaagaaagagagaatggaGCTCCTGGAACATTctgaatgagggagaaaaggaaaataaaagagggGGGTAGAGATAGTGGAcagtgtgtggaggagaaaaaaaaaaaaaaaagaaaagaaaaagaaatgaaacgTATGGCTGAAAGTGaaatgaagaaaggaaaaataatataaaaaataaaaaatcctaattgagaaatgctaccgtaatattttcataataaattttaagtaacagattgttattaattaatattggttagtaaaaaaataatttcagttgtgggttcaaattagaattagtaacaactttccacataaattttgttgtgataatattgcgaaaaatgttgtgaacgtaacacttctcataataaattttacacagtAATTTGTTATTGATTCTCATTTGAACCTACTaatgacattattatttttcttatctaccattaacaacttgtcatataaactttattatgaaatttttgtaaaaatgttgtgtccataacttgcattaagagagataattaaaacaaaaaattcacttatatatatatcttgtcatttttggtaatttacaactcaaacctccacttttataagtgctagtcaaacactcagttttttcaaaaaacattttttaacagtttttaccaaacacttagctttttaaaaatgcactttttcattatgcactatttgaaaactccactttttttttttttttgagggggaaaactccactttttcattatgcacttttacaaaaagctgaaccaaactcacccttaatATCAAAATTTGATTGAGAACTTACCATTGTGGTTGAAAATCTACACCTTGTTTATTTAAATCCAATACCACATTTTaaagagagacataaaatggaagtaaaaagatttatttatctctcatttttaacaaaaatggaTCAAACTATAGATGAGTTTACTATAATTTTACCaaattaatatcaaaatttGATTGAGATCTTACCATTGTGGTTGAAAATCTACAccttgtttatttaaattttaaactttccGCGCTGGGGATAAAATTGGATTTATGGGTAAAAAGCAAAACCTAATAAAAAAGACAGCATATAAACGTAAATGACGAAAGTGCCCTTCCATATCCGAACAAATTCAAGAACCCTCGTTTCATTTCATTTGGGTATGAAACTGGCGGGAAAATCCATCCACgcaaaaatcaaaaccctactACTCATTTGCTCCAAATCAAACTCCGAAGTTTGAAGGCGGAAACGATGTCCGGCGGCGGGCGCGGCGGCGGCGGCATGAAGGTGCTGCACGTGGCGGAGAAGCCGTCGGTGGCGAAGTCTGTGGCCACCATTCTGTCTCGGAACAGTGGGGGCCTGAGAACCAGGGAGGGTCGGTCGCGATACAACAAGATATTCGAGTTCAGTTACTCCATCAATGGTCGCCCCTGCCACATGCTCGTCACTTCCGTCACTGGTCACCTCATGGAGCTCGAATTCCAAGACCGATATCGCAAATGGCACTCCTGTGACCCCGCCGATCTCTTCCACGCTCCCGTCCACAAATTCGTCCCcgaggtctctctctctctctctctctttctctataaGCATATGTGCGTTGTTAGAATAATGGCTAAATGATTAAATTCTTCGTTTCCTATTCGATAACACTAGGTATAAGCCTAATTTTACACCCAACTGATGTatcaagttgtgattggtgcgTAATAAAAATGGTGTCTAAGACCACCCTTTGCCACAACTCTGACACGGCAAACTGTGAGTTATGGAAAATGGTGTGGTCCTAGAATTACTCGATATTGTTTCCATCATAAGTTGACAACTCAACCAGGTGTGAAATTGGGTGTGTTTTATCATGGTATCAAAATAGGggtattgggtttttgtttctgctctatcttttatttaaagaaaaagaaaaagaaaaagaaaaatccaaattcCACGGGTTAAAATAATGGTTCCATTTGGTAACACCTTATCAAAGGTCACTTTTTCAAATTCGTTCCCAAGGTCTCTATGTATATTGGTGTTTTATCAGAATAATAGTTAGGTCTCTATGTGTATTGGTGTTTTATTGAATAATAGTGAAATGATTAAATTCGTCTTTACCTATTACTCAGTAGTATATCATGGTATCATGATAGGTGCTTTGGGTTTTGTCTATGCTCTACCtcttatttaaaaagttaaaaaaattccaaattccgCATAAGTTGGTTTATGACGTGTGAGGGTCAGTGTTAAAACAATCGTTAAAtgaaattcattatttttgtcATTCCCTTGTTAGCTGGTAGTTTATCATGGTATCATAACAGGTGTTCCAAATACCAGGTGTTGGTCTGGGTCATACGAGGGACATTGTTAATATactggttaaataattaaattcattatttcctGTTAGCTTAAGCCATTGGGAAAAGTGGTAGTTTATCATGTGTGAGGTAGTGATTGAAATGAGGTGTTTGAATAAAAGTTAATTGGATGTTGTAGAAAAAGTTGCTTGGTTGTGTACTTGTTTAGTAAACTTTTTGTAATTATAATGAGGTGGACACAACAAAGTATAATTTACGCATggaagcaaaagcaaaagcacaAATTGCTAGATATTCATGTGAATTAATAACTGACTGACCTGtctctttcttgtttttgttttttctaatttaGGACAAGTTGGATATCAAGAGGACATTGGAAGAGGAAGCTAGATGGTGCCAGTGGCTTGTATTGTGGCTAGATTGTGATAGAGAAGGAGAAAATATTGCATTTGAAGTGATAGAAGTTTGCACGGCAGTAAATCCTCATCTTACCATCAAGAGGGCTCACTTTTCTGCTTTAATTGACAGGTCCTAAAGGTTATAATATTTTGTCGGTTCTTAATATCTTCTTGTCTCTACTTTCATGATCTTGATTGATTCCAGGGAAATCCATGAAGCAGTGCAACGTCTTGTTGAGCCGAATAAATGTTTTGCTGATGCAGTGGATGCTAGGCAAGTGAGTACTTTCTCCAACCAATGTGGAACTCTACTTGTTTATTTATGATTACTGTGAACTCATTTGATAAGTTTCCCTAATAGCTGTATGCTTGTATGAATCGAAAagattgtttttatttgttaattcaATTCCTAGTTATTTGGCACCATGCTTTTAGACCTCTTATCTACTATATTGCTGTTAGCTCAAGAAGTGTGTTAGTCCTTCTATCACTGTTCTTTTTGGCAGTTGTATCTCCTTCTAAGTTGAAATGAAATTCTCCCTTTTATTTGTTTGCAGGAAATAGATCTTCGGATTGGTGCTTCTTTCACTAGGTTTCAGACTATGCTGTTGAGAGATGcatttgttattgattttacTACAGATGACAGAAATCTTGTTCTAAGTTATGGTCCTTGTCAGGTATGGTTgctattgaaaaataaaatggaaatgaTTTTCTGCTTAAAAGTGGGATGCATCTCTCCTGCATTTGTCATTTCACCTCATCCTTAAGTGCAGTTCCCTACACTTGGCTTCGTTGTGGAAAGATATTGGGAAATACAAGCACACGAGCCAGAAGAATTTTGGACCATCAACTGTTCTCACAAATCGGATGAAGGCATTGCTACCTTCAATTGGATGTAAATCAAGAGGCCTTAGAgattacatatttatttttgaagtttAGTTGCCATAGAGTTGAAATTGAGCATATCTTATTTTGCAGGCGCGGTCATCTGTTTGATTACACATGTGCTGTTATAATTTATGAGATGTGTGTTCAGGAGCCAATTGCAACTGTGAGTTATAATGAAAATATGTAACTTGAGCGTAATGCTAACTTCATGGTATAGATATTTctgaaatttgggttttttcttatttaactGCAATTTAGGTTACAAAGGTTAGACAACAGGAGAAATTGAAGTATCCTCCTTATCCTTTAAATACCATTGAGCTTGAAAAACGTGCTTCGCGATTCTTTCGGATGAGTTCTGAACACACTATGAAGGTGAGCTGTATACGTCTGTTGTATTGGTGACACTTTGGCATCCTTTTCCAATTGATTGCTACTTAATTAGAGACAACATTTAACATGAAATCAAAGTACCTGGGAATGATCATGGAAAGGTTCAATTCGTACAAAAGTAGTTTATTTATGGAAGTTTTTATCTACTTTTTGTAGAAAAATAATGGGGAAATTTGTGTGTATATTTGTAGTTGCAAAGTCAAGTGTAGTCACTGGCATTGCTTGGTCTTCTTTATAAGGAGAACCAAGGTTCAAATCCTCCCTCCCTGCTtgttgtaacaattgaattatcaaaaaaaatttgtagttgcaaaaaataaaaaaaaattgaatttgaagtAATGGAGTACAGTTAAAGAAGCTTTTTTATATCCACTTTATATGATACAATATGGGGAAGTGTGTGTAGGTGTGTTTGCAGGCCTGGTCTATCTGTTTTGTGAAAGAATACGATTTTCAACCCTGCAGAAATCTCATTTCTTATATTAGGACTCATTGTTGGTTGCATAATGCTGTGTTTCTACTCTTTCTGAAGGTTCTCTAAAAGATCCATTCATCCAACTAATGTAAATCTTCATTCCAAATATGCAATTCCTTGTCATTTCTTTGCTCCCCTTTCTTAGagcttcaaatttaaaattccaTCCTCTTTGCACAATTGCAATTATGGTTATTTGTGGCAaatgaataaattattttagatgGCTCTCCTTGATCATCTATTTGAGCTACTTCTTAAGAAGTTTTTGGGACATACAAAATTGGCAGTTTGAAAGGTATGCCTATTTTAGATCTGTCTGATATCGttatcactcttttttttcccttaccaaagaaaaatatatgaaagaaaGTTCCTTGTTTTCCCAAAATACTCTagcaattgtgtttttaaaagcTTTTGTTCTTATACTATGCTCATTATGACCATTCACATTGTTGTATTGGTTGGATCTTTAACATACATCTCAGCCTGAAACTcaagtcaatttatttttataggttgCAGAAGATTTATATCAAGCAGGTTTCATCAGCTATCCTCGTACAGAGACTGATAGCTTTTCTCAGAGAACTGATCTGCATGTTGGTAACTTTGTTGGCATTGCATTTCCGCTAAATTCCTTCTACTCTCCAAATATTATAGCAGCTTTTCACTAAGTTTGATGTTGTCTTTATCCTTTTGTTGGTCATCATCTCTTTTGTCATTTATTTCCATTGGCTTTTGGTGATTTAATTGGCCCATATGACTATGAGATAAATTTCATGTAGGCAATTGTGCAAGAACAGCAAAGGCATCCTGTATGGGGACCATATGCACAGCAGTTGTTGGAACCTGGGTCAGGACTTTGGAGAAACCCTGGTAATGGTGGACATGATGACAAGGCCCATCCACCCATTCATccaacaaaattttcttctggAGAATCTGGATGGAGTCAAGATCACCATGTAAGCATGTCACCATCTTAATTGGCATTTAACTGCTAACTGAATGCTTTTGAAATGTATTCTTGTGGTGTTAAGTCAAGAAGCATGCTTTACtaattcttttgaattttaaattactttCATTTGGTGACAGAGATTGTATGAGCTGGTTGTTCGCCATTTCCTGGCATGTGTCTCCCAGCCAGCAGTAGGGGCTGAAACTAATGTTGAAATCGACATTGCTGGTGAATTATTTTCTGCATCAGGGAGAGCGATACTAGCTGTGAGTTATGTCCAAAAGTCAAAAAagatatctatctatctatctatatataaaaccgaataTGGTTGACTTTTAGTTGactttataatattttgccaCCTAAGTTTTTGAGGCCTCACAATTTTACaatcattattataatatatatttttttaattgaatttagattctattctatatttaaatccTCCATTAGAATATTGAcacatcatattttctttaaatggtagAATTGATAGTTccatatacaaatacaattatAATAATTCCTATTAATAACTACgataattatcaattttatatttaaggcaaataaataaaagaaaattttacattttgttaaactttcctgtgcattgcacgggttacagactagtgtatgtgtgtgtatatatatatcttgatgGCTCAGTGTTGGGTGTGCTTGAATGGTATTTTGGGAAACTGTAAtcaatgccggaaataggttatGGTTGTATCTTTGAGAAGTTTTTGCATCTCTAATGGTTCAAGAAATATGTGTCAGTTGAAGTTATTAAGTAGTTGTTCTATATGATGGCAATCATTGCCCCATTCTTTAATGAGCTTTAGAGTTTAACCATTATTAAAGACTCAGATGCAAACCAATGAAATGTCACCATTTATTGAGCATTAagtatattacaaaataatgaaatttcacCATTTTTTATACTTTGGTTTATTTTGGAGGATTGTTAATTCACAAATGATAGCAGTTGTTCTCACTAACTTTATTTGTGTTAATAGTATACAATAGACCGGGAATCAGCCTCtcgaaaaaataataataaaattttgtagttgTAACCAATTATCTTTCTTAGACCCCCATTTTATGCACTAGGTACTATCATTTATATTAAAAGATTTGTTTGTGCTTTGATTAGCCTCATTTCTTAACACAGTTGGTCCCTTTCTGGAAAAAGGAATAGACTTGTGTTATGTATCTAGTATCCTCGTTAGCTTTTAATGAGCACGGTAGCTACAGATTTTTTTGTTGACATATAAGAGTGCATGTGTTCCAGTAATGCTTGTAAGTTTTGTTGTATGCCCCCTAGGAGTGATGTGAACCATCTCAATGTATAACCATTGAAAGAGAAGCAGTAGCTTCATATTTGGGTATGACAGGAAGGACCATggatgaaattttatttttatgagagcAGCTTGAAATAGGAATTGGTGAATATCTTTTTGAGTTGCTGTACTCAGTGAGGGTTAGGAAGGAGAAGAGTAGATAATGTATTGGAAGTTGAAACAAAGTAGTCTATAGATGGTTGATCTTATTATGTGACTTTGAGAGGCCCTAAAAGTGCAGCATCCTTTTGGAATACCATTTTATGGTCCATGGCACCCCTGAAAGTAGCCTTTTCCCCCTTTTTGAACTGTTGCTTTAGGGAAAATTCTTGTGGTAGATGGTTTGATTACGAGGAAGCAGAATATTATGGATTGTTGTTTGCACAAGAGTAATGATGGCATGGTAGATCATCTCTTCTATCACTTCATTGTCCAAATGCAATCGATTTGTGATCTCTAGTATTTTAGAGTAGTTTTTA
The Quercus lobata isolate SW786 chromosome 10, ValleyOak3.0 Primary Assembly, whole genome shotgun sequence DNA segment above includes these coding regions:
- the LOC115963839 gene encoding DNA topoisomerase 3-alpha isoform X1; translated protein: MSGGGRGGGGMKVLHVAEKPSVAKSVATILSRNSGGLRTREGRSRYNKIFEFSYSINGRPCHMLVTSVTGHLMELEFQDRYRKWHSCDPADLFHAPVHKFVPEDKLDIKRTLEEEARWCQWLVLWLDCDREGENIAFEVIEVCTAVNPHLTIKRAHFSALIDREIHEAVQRLVEPNKCFADAVDARQEIDLRIGASFTRFQTMLLRDAFVIDFTTDDRNLVLSYGPCQFPTLGFVVERYWEIQAHEPEEFWTINCSHKSDEGIATFNWMRGHLFDYTCAVIIYEMCVQEPIATVTKVRQQEKLKYPPYPLNTIELEKRASRFFRMSSEHTMKVAEDLYQAGFISYPRTETDSFSQRTDLHAIVQEQQRHPVWGPYAQQLLEPGSGLWRNPGNGGHDDKAHPPIHPTKFSSGESGWSQDHHRLYELVVRHFLACVSQPAVGAETNVEIDIAGELFSASGRAILAKNYLDVYRFESWGSSTIPTYVSGQQFVPTSLTLDSGVTRPPPLLSEADLLSCMDKEGIGTDATMHDHIKKLLDRFYATKDSNMRFSPTNLGEALVMGYDDMGYKLWKPYLRAVMERDMKAVSEGTKSKAEVLTTSLQQMKACFVDARLNKVKLFEAMAVFFERSNRSGGDEQHAAGEVVRPCGLCQESDMVLRRNRDGNFMVGCMGYPQCRNAVWLPGSLSEAVVTTNICNTCTPGPVYMIQFKFRPLEIPPNYNANHLGCIGGCDEILRQLIEICGTGSRMPARGRGSSAPASNVQQSNSRHGEARRSACIYCHQTGHSSSDCPSQVSGSRSAQRRGMNPQSGELSVPCSTCGTPCILRTANTANNRGRKFYSCQSQECNFFVWEDNLNNVTGGNVQRGRTSVSASNTSRSGGRGRGGRGGSRAATATATFVSATGDPVTGRRCFVCGDPSHFANVCPNRGS
- the LOC115963839 gene encoding DNA topoisomerase 3-alpha isoform X2: MSGGGRGGGGMKVLHVAEKPSVAKSVATILSRNSGGLRTREGRSRYNKIFEFSYSINGRPCHMLVTSVTGHLMELEFQDRYRKWHSCDPADLFHAPVHKFVPEDKLDIKRTLEEEARWCQWLVLWLDCDREGENIAFEVIEVCTAVNPHLTIKRAHFSALIDREIHEAVQRLVEPNKCFADAVDARQEIDLRIGASFTRFQTMLLRDAFVIDFTTDDRNLVLSYGPCQFPTLGFVVERYWEIQAHEPEEFWTINCSHKSDEGIATFNWMRGHLFDYTCAVIIYEMCVQEPIATVTKVRQQEKLKYPPYPLNTIELEKRASRFFRMSSEHTMKVAEDLYQAGFISYPRTETDSFSQRTDLHAIVQEQQRHPVWGPYAQQLLEPGSGLWRNPGNGGHDDKAHPPIHPTKFSSGESGWSQDHHRLYELVVRHFLACVSQPAVGAETNVEIDIAGELFSASGRAILAKNYLDVYRFESWGSSTIPTYVSGQQFVPTSLTLDSGVTRPPPLLSEADLLSCMDKEGIGTDATMHDHIKKLLDRFYATKDSNMRFSPTNLGEALVMGYDDMGYKLWKPYLRAVMERDMKAVSEGTKSKAEVLTTSLQQMKACFVDARLNKVKLFEAMAVFFERSNRSGGDEQHAAGEVVRPCGLCQESDMVLRRNRDGNFMVGCMGYPQCRNAVWLPGSLSEAVVTTNICNTCTPGPVYMIQFKFRPLEIPPNYNANHLGCIGGCDEILRQLIEICGTGSRMPGVGACPE